Proteins from one Sphingopyxis terrae subsp. terrae NBRC 15098 genomic window:
- a CDS encoding DUF5818 domain-containing protein: MILTTKSDEVWIVESEEVTDDLIGSNVIVEGVVAGMDRLRADWIGAGSHLS, translated from the coding sequence ATGATCCTGACCACGAAATCGGACGAGGTTTGGATCGTCGAAAGCGAGGAAGTTACCGACGATCTCATCGGTTCGAACGTGATTGTCGAAGGCGTCGTTGCAGGCATGGATCGCCTACGCGCCGACTGGATTGGCGCGGGCAGTCATCTTTCTTGA
- a CDS encoding DUF7146 domain-containing protein — protein MHQHRSSQFQGLQLETRARKIVEQLGGAWSRSRGMCCCPAHDDRTPSLSITLGKRAILVHCFAGCTNEAVIEAMAGLGIRIADLFDGTSGPIVAEPREEVANRNALRLWREASTIAGSPAEKYLVSRGITIASPELRFHPRMPLGPKGAVRFLPAMVAAVRNDAGILALHRSFLDLDKTSLASFDQPRRALGSPGSGAVRFAHPDEGRLGLAEGNETALSAMQMFKVPCWATLGNERFGLATIPESVHQLYLFVDNDAGGRLAEERAREAYACEGRLIVTRRPELTGDDWNDVLMRSVRAAV, from the coding sequence ATGCACCAACACCGATCATCCCAATTCCAAGGTCTGCAACTGGAAACCCGCGCGCGCAAGATAGTCGAGCAGCTGGGCGGTGCCTGGTCGCGTTCGCGCGGAATGTGCTGCTGCCCGGCCCACGACGACCGCACTCCTTCGCTAAGCATCACGCTCGGAAAGCGCGCAATTCTTGTTCATTGCTTTGCCGGCTGCACGAACGAGGCGGTGATAGAAGCCATGGCCGGGCTCGGAATACGAATTGCGGATCTGTTCGACGGCACGAGTGGTCCGATCGTGGCCGAACCGCGCGAGGAAGTCGCCAATCGCAATGCGCTGAGGCTCTGGCGTGAGGCGTCGACCATCGCTGGCAGCCCCGCCGAAAAGTACCTCGTGTCCAGAGGCATCACGATTGCTTCGCCGGAGCTGCGTTTCCACCCGCGTATGCCTCTGGGGCCAAAGGGTGCTGTCCGGTTTCTTCCCGCGATGGTCGCGGCCGTGCGCAATGATGCCGGAATTCTCGCGCTGCATCGCTCCTTCCTCGACCTCGACAAAACTAGTTTGGCTTCTTTCGATCAGCCCAGGCGTGCGTTAGGCAGCCCCGGTTCTGGGGCGGTGCGTTTCGCGCACCCGGATGAGGGACGCCTTGGCCTCGCAGAAGGAAACGAAACGGCCCTCTCAGCGATGCAAATGTTCAAGGTTCCCTGCTGGGCGACGCTAGGAAACGAACGCTTCGGCTTGGCCACAATCCCGGAATCGGTGCACCAGCTATATCTCTTTGTCGACAATGATGCGGGCGGGCGCCTTGCTGAAGAGCGTGCGCGAGAGGCCTACGCTTGCGAAGGGCGGCTGATTGTCACCAGGCGTCCGGAGCTAACCGGCGACGACTGGAATGATGTGCTCATGCGCTCAGTCCGAGCTGCGGTCTGA
- a CDS encoding RES family NAD+ phosphorylase, protein MIDPKAIPVAQVEWEDAVRIIRSAFPPIDLFEDIADPADWPLLISAEQKTNPRIMATIGNLDLVPADRRVGGNGASYLMAPFTHVSTDRPSRFTDGTYGVLYAGDAFETALFETIHHHVRFMARTSEAPGWTSQFREIILSVSANLHDLRSLAAGDPALDPDNYAASQALAVELKGGGAEGLVYPSIRHPGGECVGLFYPDCASDPTQGRHLDYHWDGMGVDLVRDAGTGAVFRVVGSA, encoded by the coding sequence GTGATTGATCCCAAGGCGATTCCGGTTGCCCAGGTCGAGTGGGAAGACGCTGTACGGATTATCCGCAGTGCCTTTCCACCGATCGACCTGTTCGAAGACATCGCAGACCCTGCAGATTGGCCGCTGCTGATCTCCGCCGAGCAAAAAACAAATCCCCGCATTATGGCGACGATCGGCAATCTCGATCTGGTACCTGCTGACCGCCGGGTAGGGGGCAACGGCGCATCCTATCTGATGGCCCCGTTCACGCATGTCAGCACTGACCGACCAAGTCGATTCACCGATGGGACCTACGGCGTCTTATACGCGGGGGATGCATTTGAAACTGCGCTGTTCGAGACAATCCATCATCATGTCCGCTTCATGGCTCGCACTTCCGAAGCGCCAGGTTGGACCTCGCAGTTCCGTGAGATCATCCTTTCGGTAAGCGCCAATCTTCACGATCTCAGGAGCCTTGCCGCAGGCGATCCCGCACTTGATCCCGACAACTATGCTGCATCGCAAGCCCTCGCTGTTGAGCTTAAAGGGGGCGGGGCCGAAGGTCTTGTCTATCCGAGCATCCGGCATCCGGGTGGTGAATGTGTCGGCTTGTTCTACCCGGACTGTGCATCCGACCCCACTCAGGGACGTCACCTCGACTACCACTGGGACGGAATGGGTGTCGATCTGGTTCGAGATGCGGGTACAGGGGCAGTGTTTCGGGTGGTCGGTTCTGCTTGA
- a CDS encoding strawberry notch family protein, whose translation MSHANTAFAFSDPAEPQVLAAARALAARLAADQAISRVTVNAMMADHFGGSDAEGRWSVRDAHAALELAQVLFLAQATEFSPAMSSSFADEAFTRLEGLVPTQSNRSDEQIEWQQFATPPRLAWMAAKACAISAAELVLEPSAGTGMLGVWAAKAAARLALNEISPLRRECLGTVFPEATVTGFDGELIDELLTPDVGPSVVLMNPPYSHGIERGHDSRTGDRHLRSAWKRLMPGGRLVAVMPEWFELPKFLAGIAGPLSLRLNATIERGFIKQGTSISTRLVVLDKAEDGTSPIIAQPANFAELHLLIDMLPDRVSLPAGPSIGIKPALPLRLVANRAKPVPLKVHPTAAVPSILPLDFTPLEAPAPIESQVGHYLPYRPSRISIADAVSHPTPLVESVAMGSITAPVPEVVPQLPSSIIAGGVLSAAQAETLIYAASAHARDLPGRFEPDDMGCALKASAEGHAYRMGYFLGDGTGAGKGRQVASVILDRWVRNERRHIWISKNEALLEDARRDWSALGGLPIDVQPLGQWKLGVPIGMREGILFVTYPTLRSGRSDATRLDQILEWAGEDFDGLIVFDEAHAMANAAGGEGSRGKVKGSEQGIAGVRIQNLLPRARVLYASATGASDVNNLAYATRLGLWGPETAFANREAFVADIRDGGIAAMELVARDLKSLGLYAARALSFAGVEYEILEHCLTPDQVAVYDAYADAWAIIHANLREALEATRIVDTDSGETLNSGAKSAALSVFEGTKQRFFAQLLLSMKLPSLLPAIDTALADGNAVVVQLVSTAEAMLNRRLADLSDAEREALEIDLSPREYVVDYLTKSFPVRLMAVFTDENGNARSEPMSDENGAPVLCRSALAARDRMIEQLCALPPIATALDAIIERFGVDQVAEVTGRTRRLIVGRDGRQVLQSRSPRANVAETRDFMDGTKRILVFSDAGGTGRSYHADLAAKNQMRRVHFLLEPGWRADAAIQGLGRTNRTNQASAPLFRPVTTDVRGERRFISTIARRLDSLGALTRGQRQTGGQNLFDPADNLESTYAKEALHRWFGLLFAGKLEAVTLSRFEELSGLRVEGPDGGMVDDLPTIQRWLNRILALPIALQNGVFDEFLGLVEARIDAARQAGTLDIGVETIPVEHYEVLTDTLLRTDALSGATTHLLELEIARALKPLRLERLEDLYGFSRARQQLLRNTRSGRIGLLVPARSLLTDEGIRVARFELVRPLKHGHITADQLEESNWEPVDPTEFQRLWQAEVDDAASNHKRERLHLATGLLLPVWDKLPSDYVRVSRISARDGRSLLGREVPLHCVPELCQALGLEDEHSFSAEQTVDAVLGTGRPMQIKSREALTLKRSLVNGAQRLELAGWSASRLDWYKAHGCFTEIIRYQTRLFVPTTNAVAVLARLAGQI comes from the coding sequence ATGTCACACGCAAATACCGCTTTCGCATTCTCCGATCCCGCCGAGCCGCAAGTGCTGGCTGCGGCGAGGGCGCTGGCCGCGCGGCTCGCTGCAGATCAAGCAATTTCACGGGTCACTGTGAATGCAATGATGGCCGATCACTTCGGCGGTAGCGACGCCGAAGGACGCTGGTCCGTACGCGATGCCCATGCCGCACTTGAATTGGCGCAGGTGCTGTTCCTGGCGCAGGCAACTGAATTCTCACCTGCAATGTCATCCAGCTTTGCCGATGAGGCTTTCACGCGCCTTGAAGGTCTGGTCCCGACCCAGTCCAACCGGAGCGACGAGCAGATCGAGTGGCAACAATTCGCGACGCCGCCCCGTCTGGCCTGGATGGCTGCAAAGGCATGCGCGATTTCTGCCGCTGAACTGGTTCTCGAACCGTCGGCCGGGACCGGGATGCTGGGCGTATGGGCAGCAAAGGCAGCTGCGCGTCTCGCTCTCAACGAGATATCGCCGCTGCGCCGCGAATGCTTGGGCACTGTGTTTCCGGAGGCGACAGTCACGGGATTTGACGGGGAACTGATCGACGAACTTCTCACGCCCGACGTGGGTCCGAGCGTGGTGCTGATGAACCCGCCCTATTCACACGGTATCGAGAGGGGCCACGATAGCCGCACTGGCGACCGGCACTTACGTTCTGCCTGGAAGCGCCTTATGCCCGGTGGCCGCCTGGTCGCTGTGATGCCCGAATGGTTCGAGCTTCCGAAGTTCCTCGCCGGGATCGCTGGTCCCCTCTCGTTGCGCCTCAACGCGACGATTGAGCGCGGTTTCATCAAGCAGGGCACCTCAATCTCAACCCGGCTCGTGGTTCTCGACAAAGCTGAGGATGGTACCAGCCCGATCATCGCCCAGCCGGCAAACTTTGCCGAGCTTCATCTGCTGATCGATATGCTCCCTGACCGGGTAAGCCTGCCCGCGGGACCCAGCATCGGCATCAAGCCAGCATTGCCGCTTCGACTGGTGGCGAACAGGGCGAAACCAGTTCCACTTAAGGTCCATCCAACCGCTGCGGTGCCGTCGATCCTGCCGCTTGATTTTACTCCGCTCGAAGCACCTGCGCCGATCGAAAGCCAGGTTGGGCATTATTTGCCCTACCGGCCGAGCCGGATCTCAATTGCGGATGCGGTCTCCCACCCGACCCCGCTGGTCGAATCTGTCGCGATGGGTTCGATAACCGCACCCGTGCCTGAAGTGGTGCCTCAGCTTCCTTCGAGTATCATTGCTGGAGGCGTCCTATCCGCTGCGCAGGCCGAGACCCTGATCTATGCCGCAAGCGCGCATGCCCGCGATCTGCCGGGCCGGTTCGAGCCCGACGACATGGGCTGCGCTTTGAAGGCGAGCGCTGAGGGGCACGCCTACCGCATGGGCTACTTTCTTGGTGACGGAACTGGCGCAGGTAAAGGCAGACAAGTCGCATCTGTCATCCTCGACCGGTGGGTGAGGAATGAACGGCGCCACATCTGGATTTCCAAGAACGAAGCTCTGCTCGAAGATGCCCGCCGCGACTGGAGCGCGCTCGGCGGCCTTCCCATCGATGTCCAGCCCCTTGGCCAATGGAAGCTCGGTGTCCCGATCGGGATGCGCGAGGGCATACTCTTCGTGACTTATCCGACACTGCGTTCGGGTCGAAGCGACGCGACCCGGCTCGATCAGATTCTCGAATGGGCAGGGGAGGACTTCGACGGGCTCATCGTCTTCGACGAAGCCCATGCGATGGCCAACGCCGCAGGCGGGGAGGGCTCACGTGGTAAGGTCAAGGGATCGGAGCAGGGCATTGCCGGTGTTCGCATCCAGAATCTGCTGCCGCGCGCCCGCGTGCTCTACGCTTCGGCGACCGGGGCATCCGACGTCAATAATCTCGCCTATGCCACCCGTCTTGGCCTCTGGGGTCCCGAGACGGCTTTTGCCAATCGCGAAGCCTTCGTCGCAGATATCCGCGATGGCGGTATCGCTGCAATGGAACTGGTTGCGCGCGATCTGAAGTCACTGGGGCTGTACGCGGCGAGGGCACTTTCATTCGCCGGAGTTGAGTACGAGATTCTCGAGCATTGCCTGACCCCCGACCAGGTAGCGGTTTATGACGCCTATGCAGACGCCTGGGCAATCATTCATGCCAACCTGCGCGAAGCTCTCGAGGCAACGCGGATCGTCGACACTGACAGTGGCGAGACACTCAATTCAGGTGCCAAATCGGCTGCGCTTTCGGTGTTTGAAGGCACCAAGCAGCGCTTCTTCGCGCAGCTCCTTCTATCCATGAAACTGCCGAGCCTGCTGCCTGCGATTGATACGGCACTTGCCGACGGCAACGCTGTTGTAGTGCAACTTGTCTCGACCGCCGAAGCCATGCTCAACCGCCGCCTCGCTGATCTCTCCGATGCGGAACGTGAAGCACTCGAAATCGATCTCTCCCCTCGCGAATACGTGGTCGATTACCTCACCAAAAGCTTCCCGGTTCGGTTGATGGCGGTGTTCACGGACGAGAATGGCAATGCCCGGTCCGAACCGATGAGTGATGAGAATGGTGCTCCTGTTCTCTGTCGTTCGGCGCTTGCCGCGCGCGACCGCATGATCGAGCAGCTCTGTGCCTTGCCGCCGATCGCGACGGCGCTCGATGCGATCATCGAACGGTTCGGTGTCGATCAGGTCGCCGAAGTCACCGGCCGTACCCGCCGCCTGATCGTCGGGCGCGATGGACGCCAGGTGCTCCAGTCGCGCTCTCCGCGCGCCAATGTGGCCGAAACGCGAGATTTTATGGACGGGACAAAGCGGATTCTGGTTTTCTCCGATGCCGGTGGCACCGGCCGCAGTTATCATGCCGACCTTGCGGCAAAGAACCAGATGCGCCGGGTCCACTTCCTGCTTGAGCCGGGCTGGCGGGCCGATGCCGCAATTCAGGGCCTTGGCCGTACCAACCGCACCAATCAGGCGTCGGCTCCGCTGTTCCGCCCGGTGACCACCGACGTGCGTGGCGAACGTCGGTTTATATCGACCATTGCACGTCGGCTCGACAGTCTCGGGGCACTGACCCGAGGGCAGCGCCAGACAGGTGGGCAGAACCTCTTCGATCCTGCCGACAATCTCGAGAGCACCTACGCCAAGGAGGCGCTCCATCGCTGGTTCGGCCTGTTGTTCGCAGGCAAGCTGGAAGCCGTTACGCTTTCTCGGTTTGAGGAATTGAGCGGGCTCAGGGTCGAAGGGCCCGACGGCGGGATGGTCGATGACCTGCCAACAATCCAGCGCTGGCTCAATCGCATCCTCGCATTGCCGATTGCTCTGCAAAACGGCGTATTTGACGAGTTTCTCGGCCTCGTCGAAGCGCGGATCGATGCAGCACGCCAGGCCGGCACGCTCGACATTGGGGTCGAGACCATTCCGGTGGAGCATTACGAGGTGCTGACCGACACGCTACTGCGCACCGATGCGCTGTCGGGCGCGACTACGCATCTCCTGGAACTCGAGATCGCCCGCGCGCTCAAGCCTTTGCGTCTCGAACGCCTCGAGGATCTCTACGGCTTTTCACGTGCGCGTCAGCAGCTTCTCCGTAATACGCGCTCAGGCCGGATCGGGCTGCTTGTCCCAGCGCGCAGCCTGCTCACAGACGAAGGTATACGGGTGGCCCGTTTCGAACTTGTCCGCCCCTTGAAGCACGGACACATCACTGCCGATCAACTCGAAGAGAGCAATTGGGAACCGGTGGACCCAACCGAATTTCAGCGCCTGTGGCAGGCGGAGGTCGATGACGCCGCATCAAATCACAAGCGCGAGCGACTGCATCTTGCAACCGGCCTGCTGCTTCCGGTGTGGGACAAACTACCTTCCGACTATGTTCGGGTCAGCCGGATCTCGGCGCGAGACGGACGCTCGCTGTTAGGTCGGGAGGTTCCGCTTCATTGCGTGCCCGAACTGTGCCAGGCGCTTGGGCTCGAAGACGAACATTCCTTTTCGGCAGAGCAGACCGTCGATGCGGTGCTCGGGACAGGGCGACCGATGCAAATCAAAAGCCGCGAAGCGCTTACGCTCAAGCGCAGCCTCGTGAATGGCGCGCAGCGGCTCGAACTGGCTGGTTGGTCGGCGTCGCGCCTCGATTGGTACAAGGCACATGGGTGCTTCACCGAGATCATACGCTATCAGACGCGGCTTTTCGTCCCGACGACGAACGCAGTGGCGGTCTTGGCGCGGCTTGCAGGCCAAATTTGA
- a CDS encoding MbcA/ParS/Xre antitoxin family protein, producing MLALQPIDTVPHAFRPDPVTQEEAAAMFRAVLNLFGKWELTDEQAATLLDMPVRSYRRWKAEGAGRVSRDGAARLSNLMGIHKALRIIFSEAQRGYAWIKAGNAAFAGASALDVMLGGELTDIMRVRRYLDAERGAW from the coding sequence ATGCTGGCTCTGCAACCAATTGATACCGTCCCCCACGCCTTCCGGCCCGATCCTGTAACCCAAGAGGAAGCAGCGGCGATGTTCCGCGCCGTGCTGAACCTGTTTGGGAAATGGGAACTAACCGACGAACAAGCCGCGACTTTGCTCGACATGCCGGTTCGCTCCTATCGGCGGTGGAAGGCTGAGGGTGCAGGCCGTGTCTCGCGCGATGGCGCGGCGCGGCTCTCCAACCTGATGGGTATCCACAAGGCGCTGAGGATCATCTTTTCAGAAGCCCAGCGTGGCTACGCCTGGATTAAGGCAGGTAACGCCGCCTTTGCCGGAGCGAGTGCGCTCGATGTCATGCTTGGCGGCGAACTGACCGATATCATGCGGGTGCGTCGCTATCTTGATGCCGAACGTGGTGCCTGGTGA
- a CDS encoding lytic transglycosylase domain-containing protein has protein sequence MTVASELTTDGFRVAEGTDGFLLVEHGIWRMPPAGSSEPPATDAGRTYLPYRYPKPQGSAPSGFRRASYLPHVYAAEAQYSLPSGLLDALVWTESRYNPMAISKAGAAGLGQLMPGTARDLGVSNRFDPKANILGAARYLRQMLDKFGVVHLALAAYNAGPGAVERAGGIPRNGETPAYVRDVLRHWQF, from the coding sequence ATGACCGTTGCCTCGGAGTTGACGACCGATGGCTTCCGCGTTGCAGAAGGAACCGATGGCTTCCTTCTCGTCGAACACGGCATTTGGAGAATGCCTCCAGCGGGCTCGTCCGAGCCGCCGGCGACCGATGCGGGTCGAACCTATTTGCCCTATCGATATCCAAAGCCCCAAGGCAGCGCGCCATCCGGCTTCCGTCGGGCAAGCTACCTTCCTCATGTTTACGCTGCTGAGGCTCAATACTCGCTACCAAGTGGCCTTCTCGACGCTCTTGTATGGACGGAATCACGATATAATCCCATGGCCATCAGCAAGGCAGGCGCCGCAGGTTTGGGACAATTGATGCCAGGGACAGCGCGGGACCTTGGCGTTTCAAATCGCTTCGATCCCAAGGCGAACATCTTGGGTGCGGCCAGATATCTACGCCAGATGCTCGACAAATTCGGGGTAGTTCATCTCGCCCTCGCTGCCTACAATGCGGGCCCTGGCGCCGTCGAGCGGGCCGGCGGTATCCCACGTAATGGCGAGACACCGGCCTATGTGCGCGACGTGCTGCGTCATTGGCAATTTTGA